One window from the genome of Cricetulus griseus strain 17A/GY chromosome 2, alternate assembly CriGri-PICRH-1.0, whole genome shotgun sequence encodes:
- the Med18 gene encoding mediator of RNA polymerase II transcription subunit 18 gives MEAPPVTMMPVTGGTINMMEYLLQGSVLDHSLESLIHRLRGLCDNMEPETFLDHEMVFLLKGQQASPFVLRARRSMDRAGAPWHLRYLGQPEMGDKNRHALVRNCVDIATSENLTDFLMEMGFRMDHEFVAKGHLFRKGIMKIVVYKIFRILVPGNTDSTEALSLSYLVELSVVAPAGQDMVSDDMRNFAEQLKPLVHLEKIDPKRLM, from the exons ATGGAGGCCCCTCCAGTCACCATGATGCCAGTCACTGGGGGCACCATTAACATGATGGAGTACCTCCTGCAGG GGAGTGTTTTAGACCACAGTTTGGAAAGTCTCATCCATCGCCTTCGTGGTTTGTGTGACAACATGGAGCCTGAGACTTTCCTTGATCACGAGATGGTATTCCTTCTTAAGGGCCAGCAGGCCAGTCCATTTGTTCTAAGGGCCCGACGCTCCATGGACAGGGCAGGGGCACCGTGGCACCTGCGCTACCTGGGACAGCCAGAAATGGGAGACAAGAACCGTCACGCCTTGGTTCGCAACTGTGTGGACATTGCCACATCTGAGAACCTCACAGACTTCTTGATGGAAATGGGCTTCCGCATGGACCATGAGTTTGTAGCCAAAGGACACTTGTTCCGGAAGGGCATCATGAAGATTGTGGTGTACAAGATTTTCCGAATCCTGGTCCCAGGGAACACAGACAGCACAGAGGCCCTGTCTCTCTCCTATCTTGTGGAATTGAGTGTTGTTGCACCAGCTGGGCAGGACATGGTCTCTGATGACATGAGGAATTTTGCGGAGCAGCTCAAACCTCTGGTTCACCTGGAAAAAATAGACCCCAAAAGGCTTATGTGA